A region from the Brassica napus cultivar Da-Ae chromosome C8, Da-Ae, whole genome shotgun sequence genome encodes:
- the LOC125591385 gene encoding aspartic proteinase CDR1-like — translation MNFVDCIKSFKKISACALQLIYHHPTNLIYTNTLDCQLIKKTHHFTSNTKTMASIFFSVLLALSVLSSPFLLNANAHTKLGFSADLIHRDSPKSPFYNPTETSAQRLRNVVHRSVNRVVHFNGKDASVNSPQTEITSDGGEYLMNISLGTPPFPIMAIADTGSDLLWTQCKPCDDCYTQDGPLFDPKASSTYKDVSCSSRQCTALENQATCSTEDNTCSYTLSYGDKSYTKGNVAADTVTLGSTDNRPVQLKNIVIGCGHNNAGTFSKKGSGIIGLGGGSVSLISQLGDSIDGKFSYCLVPLSSDNDKTSKINFGTNAVVSGNGTVSTPLITKSQATFYYLTLESVSVGSKSIKYPSVSDSYGSSGKGNIIIDSGTTLTMFATDFYSELEDAVASSIDAEKINDPQNVLSLCYSATAKLNVPVITMHFDGADVKLDSSNAFIQISEDLVCFAFRGDDQLAIYGNIAQMNFLVGYDTVSKTVSFKPADCAKM, via the coding sequence ATGAATTTTGTAGATTGtattaaatcttttaaaaaaatctcagCATGCGCGTTGCAATTAATTTACCACCATCCCACAAACCTTATATATACCAACACATTAGATTgccaactaataaaaaaaactcatcaTTTCACTTCAAATACAAAGACGATGGCTTCTATATTCTTTTCAGTTCTCTTGGCTCTATCAGTACTCTCTTCACCCTTTCTCCTAAACGCAAACGCTCATACAAAACTTGGCTTCAGCGCGGATCTGATCCACCGCGACTCTCCTAAATCGCCTTTCTACAATCCGACAGAAACCTCTGCTCAGCGTCTAAGAAACGTGGTTCACCGATCCGTAAACCGTGTTGTCCATTTCAACGGAAAAGATGCATCAGTTAACTCACCTCAAACTGAGATAACCTCAGATGGAGGTGAATATCTCATGAATATATCGCTGGGGACTCCTCCCTTCCCGATCATGGCGATCGCTGACACGGGAAGCGATCTCCTATGGACCCAGTGCAAGCCATGCGATGACTGTTACACTCAGGATGGTCCTCTTTTTGACCCTAAAGCGTCTTCTACATACAAAGACGTTTCTTGCTCCTCAAGACAATGTACTGCCCTTGAGAATCAAGCCACTTGTTCGACAGAAGACAACACTTGCTCCTACACTTTGTCTTACGGGGACAAGTCTTACACAAAGGGTAATGTTGCCGCCGACACCGTAACGCTTGGCTCCACTGATAACCGCCCCGTGCAGCTCAAAAATATCGTCATTGGATGTGGTCACAATAACGCTGGAACATTCAGCAAGAAGGGCTCTGGAATCATTGGACTTGGTGGCGGTTCGGTTTCGCTCATTTCGCAACTCGGAGACTCAATCGATGGCAAATTCTCGTACTGCTTGGTCCCTCTCTCTTCAGATAACGATAAAACAAGCAAGATCAACTTTGGAACTAATGCGGTTGTGTCGGGAAATGGAACTGTCTCAActccattgatcacaaaatcgCAAGCAACATTCTATTACCTAACCCTAGAATCCGTTAGCGTGGGTAGCAAGAGTATCAAATACCCATCGGTATCAGATTCTTATGGAAGCAGCGGCAAGGGGAACATCATCATCGACTCTGGCACAACTCTGACCATGTTCGCAACCGACTTTTACTCCGAACTCGAAGATGCGGTTGCGTCCTCAATCGATGCTGAGAAAATTAACGATCCACAAAACGTGTTGAGTCTGTGTTACAGCGCAACCGCTAAGCTGAATGTTCCAGTCATTACTATGCATTTCGATGGAGCAGATGTGAAGTTAGACTCCTCCAATGCCTTCATACAAATCTCTGAGGATTTGGTTTGCTTCGCCTTCCGTGGGGACGACCAGTTGGCCATTTACGGGAATATAGCACAGATGAACTTCCTTGTTGGCTACGACACCGTTTCTAAAACGGTCTCATTCAAGCCAGCAGATTGTGCAAAAATGTAG